The following are encoded together in the Bacteroidales bacterium MB20-C3-3 genome:
- the erm(F) gene encoding 23S rRNA (adenine(2058)-N(6))-methyltransferase Erm(F), which yields MTKKKLPVRFTGQHFTIDKVLIKDAIRQANISNQDTVLDIGAGKGFLTVHLLKIANNVVAIENDTALVEHLRKLFSDARNVQVVGCDFRNFAVPKFPFKVVSNIPYGITSDIFKILMFESLGNFLGGSIVLQLEPTQKLFSRKLYNPYTVFYHTFFDLKLVYEVGPESFFPPPTVKSALLNIKRKQLFFDFKFKAKYLAFISCLLEKPDLSVKTALKSIFRKSQVRSISEKFGLNLNAQIVCLSPSQWVNCFLEMLEVVPEKFHPS from the coding sequence ATGACAAAAAAGAAATTGCCCGTTCGTTTTACGGGTCAGCACTTTACTATTGATAAAGTGCTAATAAAAGATGCAATAAGACAAGCAAATATAAGTAATCAGGATACGGTTTTAGATATTGGGGCAGGCAAGGGGTTTCTTACTGTTCATTTATTAAAAATCGCCAACAATGTTGTTGCTATTGAAAACGACACAGCTTTGGTTGAACATTTACGAAAATTATTTTCTGATGCCCGAAATGTTCAAGTTGTCGGTTGTGATTTTAGGAATTTTGCAGTTCCGAAATTTCCTTTCAAAGTGGTGTCAAATATTCCTTATGGCATTACTTCCGATATTTTCAAAATCCTGATGTTTGAGAGTCTTGGAAATTTTCTGGGAGGTTCCATTGTCCTTCAGTTAGAACCTACACAAAAGTTATTTTCGAGGAAGCTTTACAATCCATATACCGTTTTCTATCATACTTTTTTTGATTTGAAACTTGTCTATGAGGTAGGTCCTGAAAGTTTCTTTCCACCGCCAACTGTCAAATCAGCCCTGTTAAACATTAAAAGAAAACAGTTATTTTTTGATTTTAAGTTTAAAGCCAAATACTTAGCATTTATTTCCTGTCTGTTAGAGAAACCTGATTTATCTGTAAAAACAGCTTTAAAGTCGATTTTCAGGAAAAGTCAGGTCAGGTCAATTTCGGAAAAATTCGGTTTAAACCTTAATGCTCAAATTGTTTGTTTGTCTCCAAGTCAATGGGTAAACTGTTTTTTGGAAATGCTGGAAGTTGTCCCTGAAAAATTTCATCCTTCGTAG
- a CDS encoding tetracycline-inactivating monooxygenase Tet(X2), whose product MTMRIDTDKQMNLLSDKNVAIIGGGPVGLTMAKLLQQNGIDVSVYERDNDREARIFGGTLDLHKGSGQEAMKKAGLLQTYYDLALPMGVNIADEKGNILSTKNVKPENRFDNPEINRNDLRAILLNSLENDTVIWDRKLVMLEPGKKKWTLTFENKPSETADLVILANGGMSKVRKFVTDTEVEETGTFNIQADIHQPEINCPGFFQLCNGNRLMASHQGNLLFANPNNNGALHFGISFKTPDEWKNQTQVDFQNRNSVVDFLLKEFSDWDERYKELIHTTLSFVGLATRIFPLEKPWKSKRPLPITMIGDAAHLMPPFAGQGVNSGLVDALILSDNLADGKFNSIEEAVKNYEQQMFIYGKEAQEESTQNEIEMFKPDFTFQQLLNV is encoded by the coding sequence ATGACAATGCGAATAGATACAGACAAACAAATGAATTTACTTAGTGATAAGAACGTTGCAATAATTGGTGGTGGACCCGTTGGACTGACTATGGCAAAATTATTACAGCAAAACGGCATAGACGTTTCAGTTTACGAAAGAGACAACGACCGAGAGGCAAGAATTTTTGGTGGAACCCTTGACCTACACAAAGGTTCAGGTCAGGAAGCAATGAAAAAAGCGGGATTGTTACAAACTTATTATGACTTAGCCTTACCAATGGGTGTAAATATTGCTGATGAAAAAGGCAATATTTTATCCACAAAAAATGTAAAGCCCGAAAATCGATTTGACAATCCTGAAATAAACAGAAATGACTTAAGGGCTATCTTGTTGAATAGTTTAGAAAACGACACGGTTATTTGGGATAGAAAACTTGTTATGCTTGAACCTGGTAAGAAGAAGTGGACACTAACTTTTGAGAATAAACCGAGTGAAACAGCAGATTTGGTTATTCTTGCCAATGGCGGGATGTCCAAGGTAAGAAAATTTGTTACCGACACGGAAGTTGAAGAAACAGGTACTTTCAATATACAAGCCGATATTCATCAACCAGAGATAAACTGTCCTGGATTTTTTCAGCTATGCAATGGAAACCGGCTAATGGCATCTCACCAAGGTAATTTATTATTTGCTAACCCCAATAATAATGGTGCATTGCATTTTGGAATAAGTTTTAAAACACCTGATGAATGGAAAAACCAAACGCAGGTAGATTTTCAAAACAGAAATAGTGTCGTTGATTTTCTTCTGAAAGAATTTTCCGATTGGGACGAACGCTACAAAGAATTGATTCATACGACGTTGTCATTTGTAGGATTGGCTACACGGATATTTCCTTTAGAAAAGCCTTGGAAAAGCAAGCGCCCATTACCCATAACAATGATTGGGGATGCCGCACATTTGATGCCGCCTTTTGCAGGGCAGGGAGTAAATAGTGGGTTGGTGGATGCCTTGATATTGTCTGATAATCTAGCCGATGGAAAATTTAATAGCATTGAAGAGGCTGTTAAAAATTATGAACAGCAAATGTTTATCTATGGCAAAGAAGCACAAGAAGAATCAACTCAAAACGAAATTGAAATGTTTAAACCCGACTTTACGTTTCAGCAATTGTTAAATGTATAA
- the ere(D) gene encoding EreD family erythromycin esterase has product MKNIKPLTFPFNSENNTSIKQSLFRFREYFDSSTIVGLGENAHFIKEFFTFRHQVIEFLVTECDFDTLAFEFGFSEGLEVDKWIKSQIPFDDLDKLLSHFYYPNEFKDTLLWLRRYNQDNNNQITFLGVDIPKNGGSYFPNFRIVSDYLQRLSIVSSDVLQKILNLAEKFDFYSTSQLALNLSLFDEAEHNELKALLLKVYIRLITLQPKLESLEFQSIVHQVKGLIYMNYNADAMESFITERGIEGDMGAKDQYMAESIDWFLKNSLGKKIILVAHNAHIQKTPVDFDGFISCYPMGQRLSMTFGEKYKAFAITNLRGETAALYPDNDYQFGFRVDKFPLDFPESDSVEFIMQEFGGKECCLLMNRSTELKNCNKIRFDSMCLKTEIEEAFDGIFLIEKSTVSEVVD; this is encoded by the coding sequence ATGAAAAATATAAAACCCTTAACTTTTCCGTTTAATTCGGAAAATAATACATCCATAAAACAAAGTCTTTTTCGATTTCGAGAATATTTTGATTCTTCTACAATTGTTGGTTTAGGCGAAAACGCACATTTCATAAAAGAGTTTTTTACATTCAGGCATCAAGTTATTGAGTTTTTAGTAACTGAATGTGATTTTGACACCTTGGCATTTGAGTTTGGTTTTTCTGAAGGATTAGAAGTTGATAAGTGGATAAAATCACAAATTCCATTCGACGATTTGGATAAGTTACTGTCACACTTTTATTATCCAAATGAGTTTAAAGATACTTTGCTATGGCTTCGTCGGTATAATCAAGACAATAATAATCAAATTACCTTTTTAGGTGTGGATATTCCTAAAAATGGAGGTTCTTATTTTCCAAACTTTCGTATTGTATCTGATTATTTGCAAAGACTTTCAATCGTTTCTTCTGATGTCTTACAGAAGATTTTAAATCTTGCTGAGAAATTTGATTTCTATTCGACTTCTCAGCTTGCGTTAAATTTATCGCTTTTTGATGAAGCTGAACATAATGAATTAAAAGCATTGCTATTAAAAGTTTACATTCGTTTGATTACTCTTCAACCAAAATTAGAAAGTTTAGAATTTCAATCGATAGTTCATCAAGTTAAAGGCTTGATTTATATGAATTATAATGCTGATGCTATGGAAAGTTTCATTACTGAAAGGGGAATTGAAGGAGATATGGGAGCAAAAGACCAGTATATGGCAGAAAGCATTGATTGGTTTTTGAAAAATTCACTTGGTAAAAAGATTATTTTGGTTGCCCACAATGCTCACATTCAAAAAACTCCGGTAGATTTTGATGGATTTATTAGTTGTTATCCAATGGGGCAAAGACTTTCGATGACTTTTGGAGAAAAATATAAAGCATTTGCAATAACTAATCTACGTGGAGAAACTGCGGCATTGTATCCTGATAATGATTATCAATTTGGCTTTAGGGTTGATAAATTTCCACTTGATTTTCCAGAGTCGGATTCTGTTGAATTTATTATGCAAGAATTTGGAGGAAAAGAATGCTGTTTACTAATGAACAGAAGTACGGAATTAAAAAATTGTAATAAGATTCGATTTGATTCGATGTGCCTAAAAACTGAAATAGAAGAAGCTTTTGACGGAATTTTTCTAATAGAAAAATCAACTGTTTCAGAAGTAGTGGATTGA
- a CDS encoding aminoglycoside 6-adenylyltransferase AadS, producing the protein MKVREEKLRTIIEWSEKNEDVRVLLLTSSLVNPLALVDEFSDLDIEFVFEDNTNYISDKSWTLKFGNPIAMIEEDESCFNHKHAMKMLLYEDGVKVDFKLYSKSKFIKETQEKELPEDWDIGYKILIDKDGITKQMLKPTYQISIIKKPSEKEFQNLINDFWWDTTYVAKCLVRDEIFYAKFMSETVIRTEYLIPLIEWHIASEHNWNITTNKYGRLFKKYLNQEMWAKTEQTFSGSDIKENWTALFSMTDLVSEIGTELSKKLEYKYPDKLENDIRKYLAGLKPKT; encoded by the coding sequence ATGAAAGTCAGAGAAGAAAAGTTAAGAACAATTATAGAATGGTCGGAGAAAAACGAAGATGTAAGAGTTCTTCTTCTGACAAGTTCACTTGTAAATCCTTTAGCACTTGTTGACGAATTTAGTGATTTAGACATTGAATTTGTTTTTGAGGATAATACAAATTACATTTCAGACAAAAGCTGGACGCTTAAATTCGGAAATCCAATTGCTATGATTGAAGAAGACGAAAGTTGTTTTAACCATAAACACGCAATGAAAATGCTACTTTATGAAGACGGTGTGAAAGTAGATTTTAAACTTTACAGCAAATCAAAATTTATAAAGGAAACGCAAGAGAAAGAATTACCAGAAGATTGGGATATTGGTTATAAAATTTTAATTGATAAAGATGGTATTACAAAGCAAATGCTGAAACCAACTTATCAAATTTCCATTATCAAAAAACCGTCTGAAAAAGAGTTTCAAAATCTAATAAACGATTTTTGGTGGGACACAACTTACGTGGCAAAGTGTCTTGTGAGAGATGAAATATTCTATGCGAAATTTATGTCGGAAACCGTTATTCGCACAGAATATTTAATTCCTTTAATTGAATGGCACATTGCAAGTGAACACAATTGGAACATAACGACCAATAAATATGGACGGCTTTTCAAAAAGTATCTTAACCAGGAAATGTGGGCTAAAACAGAACAAACATTTTCAGGGAGCGATATAAAGGAAAATTGGACTGCTCTATTTTCAATGACTGATTTAGTTTCAGAAATAGGAACTGAATTGTCAAAAAAATTAGAGTACAAATACCCGGATAAATTAGAAAATGACATACGAAAATATTTAGCTGGACTAAAACCCAAAACATAA
- a CDS encoding exonuclease domain-containing protein, with product MEVSGINPETNNEFLFYNFIENTPNYILEPWLKKAKQVGYKVKPQYEQAILQKLKFNQFKNPHTFPEYFENKFDFIAIDFETANNSRLSACAIGLCFVKNDTIVYSTKHYINPPKSEKFLKTHTSIHGISYEDVEFSLNFQELWEDELSKYLSSNLLIFHNASMDLSVLKNLSDSPQTHLIFLVY from the coding sequence ATGGAAGTTTCGGGAATAAATCCTGAAACAAACAATGAATTTCTATTCTATAATTTTATCGAAAATACACCAAACTATATTCTTGAACCTTGGCTAAAAAAAGCAAAACAAGTTGGTTATAAAGTAAAACCTCAATACGAACAAGCGATTTTGCAAAAATTGAAATTCAATCAATTTAAAAATCCTCATACATTCCCTGAGTACTTTGAAAATAAATTTGATTTTATTGCTATTGACTTTGAGACAGCAAATAACAGTAGATTAAGTGCTTGTGCAATCGGATTATGCTTCGTGAAAAATGACACAATAGTTTATTCGACAAAACACTATATAAATCCACCAAAATCAGAAAAGTTTTTAAAAACTCATACTTCAATACACGGAATTTCATATGAAGATGTAGAATTTTCCCTTAATTTTCAAGAATTATGGGAAGACGAACTTTCTAAATATCTTTCATCTAATTTATTAATTTTTCATAATGCGAGTATGGACTTGAGTGTTTTGAAAAATCTATCTGATTCTCCGCAAACACACCTAATATTTTTAGTATATTAG